A portion of the Thermoanaerobaculia bacterium genome contains these proteins:
- a CDS encoding WYL domain-containing protein — MGKHSLIDKVERLHEIHKILDAGRSVTKADLARILGVTEKTIQRDLQDLREKVGAEIIWDASARTLKYATPALALPPLVVHSEDEVFAVLVASQVLREFKNTHLGRYMEGIASHLMEHMSEKDREYILSPDKFSYVHAPVAHIDPEVWETVTAALRHNRFLDITYQKVDGSKPSKRKIAPLHLRGFQGRWYLLAYCYRRNQVLIFHVSRIREAKPHADGTFNPKRSIFRVDLATYFPSASQMFVSDDTYDCRIRFSPTVAERVKEVTWVEGQTVEDEADGSVVLSFSVPSLVEVCHFVLQWGGEAEALEPEALVEMIRADLDRLCEVYRL; from the coding sequence ACCAAGGCGGACCTGGCCCGCATACTGGGCGTGACGGAGAAGACGATCCAGCGGGATCTGCAGGATCTCCGGGAAAAGGTGGGGGCGGAAATCATCTGGGACGCCTCGGCCCGGACGCTGAAGTACGCGACACCCGCCCTGGCCCTCCCGCCTCTCGTGGTTCACAGCGAGGATGAGGTGTTCGCGGTGCTGGTGGCCTCGCAGGTCCTGCGGGAGTTCAAGAACACCCACCTGGGGCGCTACATGGAGGGAATCGCCTCCCATCTCATGGAGCACATGTCGGAGAAAGACCGGGAGTACATCCTCTCGCCCGACAAGTTTTCCTACGTCCATGCTCCCGTGGCCCATATTGACCCCGAAGTATGGGAAACGGTGACGGCGGCCCTGCGCCACAACCGCTTCCTGGACATCACCTACCAGAAGGTGGACGGCTCGAAACCCTCGAAGCGGAAGATCGCCCCCCTTCACCTGAGGGGATTCCAGGGCCGGTGGTACCTGCTGGCGTACTGCTACCGCAGGAACCAGGTTCTCATCTTTCACGTGAGCCGGATCCGGGAGGCAAAGCCCCATGCCGACGGGACCTTTAACCCGAAGCGTTCGATCTTCCGGGTGGACCTGGCCACCTATTTTCCCTCGGCTTCGCAGATGTTTGTTTCCGATGACACCTATGACTGCAGGATCCGCTTCTCCCCCACCGTTGCGGAGAGGGTGAAGGAGGTCACGTGGGTGGAGGGACAGACGGTCGAAGATGAAGCCGATGGTTCGGTGGTTCTCTCCTTTTCCGTGCCCAGCCTCGTGGAAGTCTGCCACTTTGTCCTGCAGTGGGGCGGCGAAGCGGAGGCCCTGGAGCCGGAGGCGCTGGTGGAGATGATACGTGCGGATCTGGATCGGCTGTGTGAAGTGTATAGGCTCTAA